The Argentina anserina chromosome 3, drPotAnse1.1, whole genome shotgun sequence genome includes a region encoding these proteins:
- the LOC126787108 gene encoding L10-interacting MYB domain-containing protein-like, whose translation MANSKEQACWNESLVEVFVDICIKEVHRNSKPQSHFTSEGWNTIITSFVEQTGKDYTKKQLKIKWDAIKGEWRLWKDLKNKYTGLGWDSKLNTVVVTEERWSQIIGKTKEYASDDSDERDVSNYTRSSKRKKSERALKDKEKRPKKVGGAAQLAKEIGRMCSAIESRSTTSSMISNARTSITEVMKDVTSLPGAE comes from the exons ATGGCAAATTCCAAAGAACAAGCGTGTTGGAATGAGTCCTTAGTAGAAGTTTTTGTTGACATATGTATCAAGGAAGTGCATAGAAATTCGAAGCCACAATCTCATTTTACTTCAGAAGGATGGAATACTATAATCACTTCCTTTGTTGAACAAACTGGAAAAGATTATACCAAAAAACAGCTGAAAATTAAGTGGGATGCAATAAAAGGTGAGTGGAGACTATGGAAAGATCTAAAGAATAAATATACTGGTCTTGGGTGGGATTCCAAGCTCAACACTGTTGTTGTGACCGAAGAGCGCTGGAGTCAAATAATTGGG AAAACCAAGGAATATGCAAG TGATGACTCTGATGAGAGAGATGTATCTAATTACACTCGCTCATCTAAGAGGAAAAAAAGTGAGAGAGCTTTgaaagataaagaaaaaagacCCAAAAAGGTTGGAGGTGCTGCACAGTTGGCCAAAGAAATTGGTAGAATGTGTTCTGCAATTGAAAGTAGAAGTACAACATCTTCAATGATCAGTAATGCGCGCACTAGTATTACTGAAGTGATGAAGGATGTCACCTCATTGCCTGGAGCTGAGTAG
- the LOC126785784 gene encoding early nodulin-like protein 1 yields the protein MQLCLQNPGRHIIHVTPNLPHPRPSDFHSFGRSKYTSIPVAIPICSISSMGNSNVLRADNKRAAFPMLGLLCLSLLLQKSGANEFTLGWTVPDASTHFDQWAQNNRFQIGDSIVFTYSPGQDSVLRVSQDDYTNCNTDAAAEKFSDGHSVFKFNQSGPFYFISGNKDNCAKNEKLIVIVLADRSQTSTATPPSPAPSGEASPPPPSPGTVQSNPTPAPESDQMIPPPPPSGASSLVLSFVGSIGAAAAYSSFLLF from the exons ATGCAACTTTGCCTACAAAACCCTGGTCGCCATATCATTCATGTCACCCCAAATTTGCCCCATCCTCGACCATCAGATTTCCACAGTTTCGGAAGATCGAAGTATACAAGCATTCCGGTTGCAATTCCCATTTGTTCAATTTCTTCAATGGGCAACTCCAATGTTCTAAGAGCAGATAACAAAAGGGCTGCATTTCCTATGCTGGGGCTTCTTTGTCTATCGCTGTTACTGCAGAAGAGTGGTGCAAATGAGTTTACGTTAGGCTGGACTGTTCCTGATGCATCAACTCATTTTGATCAATGGGCACAAAACAACAGATTTCAAATCGGTGACTCCATTG TTTTCACCTATTCTCCTGGCCAAGACTCAGTGCTCCGCGTCAGCCAGGATGACTACACGAATTGCAACACTGATGCTGCAGCTGAGAAATTTAGCGATGGCCACTCGGTCTTCAAGTTCAACCAATCTGGGCCATTCTACTTCATCAGTGGGAACAAAGATAACTGTGCCAAAAATGAGAAGCTGATTGTGATTGTTCTGGCAGACAGGAGCCAAACAAGCACTGCAACTCCTCCATCTCCTGCACCTTCTGGCGAAGCGTCTCCACCTCCACCTTCACCAGGGACAGTCCAGAGTAACCCGACTCCCGCTCCGGAAAGTGATCAAATGATCCCTCCTCCACCTCCTAGCGGTGCTTCTTCACTTGTCCTAAGTTTTGTTGGATCCATTGGAGCAGCTGCTGCATATTCGTCATTTTTATTGTTCTAA